AGCCCTTCACCTTACCAAAGGAGGCTTCAATATCTCCACACTTGCTTAGCAAACAAGTCCTACGCAATGTGATAAGCTAACCAATAATGAATATCTTTTCCTTCTTCATTAAAAAGAACATCATCTTTGTTCATGTTCCAAGAACTGGTGGTTCATCGATCGAAAGACATATTTGTTGGAAAAACAACTTCCCTGTTGTTGGACACGACACTAGAAAACCAAATTATAAATACCTTAAAGACCGGCCAAGACTTTATAATAAAGACAACTTTATCTTTACATTTGTAAGAAATCCGTGGGATAGATTAGTTTCTGCTTTCTTTTATTTAAATGAGGGCGGAGGCAATCCAAAAGATGAGAAGGACAGAAAAAAATATCTTGCAAAATACGAAGGAAATTTTAAAAAATTTGTAAAAGATGCATTTGCAAACAAAAAAATCCTTGAGCAGATCCATTTCAAACCCCAATACAAATGGATTTGTAACAATAATAAAGAGCTATTAATAGATTTTGTCGGGAAATTCGAGAATTTTAATAAGGACTTAGATAAATTGTCA
This DNA window, taken from Patescibacteria group bacterium, encodes the following:
- a CDS encoding sulfotransferase family 2 domain-containing protein, whose translation is MNIFSFFIKKNIIFVHVPRTGGSSIERHICWKNNFPVVGHDTRKPNYKYLKDRPRLYNKDNFIFTFVRNPWDRLVSAFFYLNEGGGNPKDEKDRKKYLAKYEGNFKKFVKDAFANKKILEQIHFKPQYKWICNNNKELLIDFVGKFENFNKDLDKLSKKLEIELDYPPVSNKSDHKFYRDYYDEETKRIIKNAYKKDVALFNYNF